Proteins from a single region of Clostridia bacterium:
- the hfq gene encoding RNA chaperone Hfq: MTGGIKLQEYILNELRKNKTKVEVRLTNGYQILGTISGFDSFVIIIKSGDKQMVVYKHAISTITPERPVDLKLAE, encoded by the coding sequence GTGACCGGAGGAATAAAGTTGCAAGAATATATATTGAATGAGCTGAGAAAAAATAAAACTAAGGTTGAAGTAAGACTGACCAATGGATATCAGATATTAGGAACAATATCAGGGTTTGATTCTTTTGTTATTATCATAAAGAGTGGAGATAAACAGATGGTTGTATATAAACATGCGATTTCTACCATTACACCTGAAAGACCTGTCGACCTTAAGTTAGCAGAGTAA